The following proteins come from a genomic window of Candidatus Methylomirabilis lanthanidiphila:
- a CDS encoding HEPN domain protein — protein MTLKCEGVDCVNSVHLVYLVRTNWYDQGKRDRERAILDVEHDYFEWACFTTQPAAEKVVEALGLFKGLTRCPGRER, from the coding sequence GTGACGCTCAAATGTGAGGGCGTCGATTGCGTCAATAGCGTCCATCTAGTCTATCTGGTCCGGACCAACTGGTATGATCAGGGAAAGCGCGATCGCGAGCGAGCGATCCTCGATGTTGAGCACGACTACTTTGAGTGGGCGTGCTTTACGACGCAGCCAGCTGCCGAGAAAGTGGTCGAGGCGTTAGGACTGTTCAAGGGACTGACACGGTGTCCTGGCCGTGAACGGTGA